One genomic window of Lytechinus variegatus isolate NC3 chromosome 1, Lvar_3.0, whole genome shotgun sequence includes the following:
- the LOC121415523 gene encoding ganglioside GM2 activator-like, translated as MYHNTKLTVIFMTLVVCLPIITAFNQEKEAFIALMKLLKLPQKPERYVSPMDAELFPFEQPIVTSFSWKSCGPNDPITADVVLSPDPLVIPGNVTVEAKATLKVDVVSPVKVSLSIKKKVIVWIPIPCVDNVGSCTYEDICEMLNTTFPPSQPCPEPFASSGLPCHCPFSAGDYNLPATQVEVDDTGIPSWLSSGDYQVKAVAQDSSGKELACFAATLTLK; from the exons ATGTATCACAATACGAAATTgactgtcatattcatgacattgGTCGTATGCTTGCCTATTATTACTGCATTTAACCAGGAAAAGGAAGCATTCATCGCTCTTATGAAATTACTCAAGTTGCCACAAAAACCGGAGAGGTATGTTTCTCCCATGGACGCAGAG TTGTTTCCTTTTGAGCAACCCATTGTGACATCATTCAGCTGGAAGTCATGTGGTCCCAATGACCCAATCACAGCTGACGTAGTTCTCTCACCAGATCCTCTTGTTATCCCGGGTAATGTCACGGTAGAAGCCAAAGCAACTCTTAAGGTTGATGTAGTTTCCCCAGTGAAGGTTTCTCTTTCCATCAAGAAGaag GTCATAGTATGGATACCCATCCCTTGCGTTGATAATGTTGGTTCCTGTACCTATGAGGATATCTGTGAAATGTTGAATACAACTTTCCCACCAAGTCAACCTTGTCCAGAGCCTTTTGCTTCATCTGGATTACCATGTCATTGTCCTTTCAGTGCT GGGGATTACAACTTGCCTGCAACTCAAGTTGAAGTAGATGATACTGGGATACCGTCTTGGCTTAGCTCCGGTGATTATCAAGTCAAGGCTGTCGCTCAGGATAGCAGTGGAAAGGAGCTAGCCTGTTTCGCCGCAACTTTGACCCTCAAATAA